A genomic region of Candidatus Dadabacteria bacterium contains the following coding sequences:
- the nuoH gene encoding NADH-quinone oxidoreductase subunit NuoH yields the protein MTPLLISIAVAKIALVFFVVLTVVAYLTFAERRLSAFIQDRYGPNRVGPSGLLQPLADGIKFIFKEDIIPPKANKTMYIMAPAFALVTALAALAVIPIGKGVHTDLFGFLQDPVFIRFQIADINIGLLYVLGISSLSVYGVVLGGWGSNSKYSLLGGLRAAAQMISYELALGLSILGVIAITGSLRLGDIIEAQEKMWFLIPSFIGFVVFVVSAFAETNRLPFDMPEAEPEIVAGYHTEYSSMKFAMFFMAEYTHMIVASCMITCLFLGGWYPLPFGGWFGIDINTHWYLPPAVFIGKVLFLLFLFIWVRWTLPRFRYDQVMGLGWKRLFPLAVANLLLVSFLIVSGIL from the coding sequence ATGACTCCACTTCTGATATCAATAGCGGTCGCAAAGATAGCGCTTGTCTTTTTCGTCGTCCTGACGGTTGTTGCCTATCTAACCTTCGCGGAAAGAAGGTTAAGCGCCTTCATACAGGACCGCTACGGACCGAACAGGGTTGGACCCTCGGGGTTGCTCCAGCCTCTTGCAGACGGCATCAAGTTCATCTTCAAAGAAGACATCATTCCTCCGAAAGCGAACAAGACCATGTACATAATGGCCCCGGCGTTCGCGCTTGTTACGGCCCTTGCGGCCCTCGCCGTGATTCCCATAGGAAAGGGGGTTCACACAGACCTCTTCGGATTTCTCCAGGATCCCGTGTTCATAAGGTTCCAGATAGCCGACATAAACATCGGCCTTCTCTACGTGCTCGGAATAAGTTCGCTCAGCGTATACGGCGTGGTGCTCGGCGGGTGGGGCTCTAACAGCAAGTACTCGCTTCTCGGAGGCCTTCGGGCAGCGGCGCAGATGATAAGCTATGAACTCGCTTTGGGACTGTCCATACTGGGAGTAATCGCCATAACGGGATCGCTTCGCCTCGGGGACATAATCGAAGCTCAGGAGAAGATGTGGTTCTTAATCCCGTCCTTTATAGGCTTTGTGGTTTTCGTAGTTTCCGCATTTGCCGAAACCAACAGGCTTCCGTTTGATATGCCTGAAGCCGAGCCCGAGATAGTCGCCGGCTATCACACCGAATACAGCAGCATGAAATTTGCAATGTTCTTCATGGCTGAATATACTCATATGATAGTTGCTTCGTGCATGATAACTTGTTTGTTTTTGGGTGGTTGGTATCCCTTACCGTTCGGAGGGTGGTTCGGCATTGATATCAACACACATTGGTATCTGCCGCCAGCTGTCTTTATCGGCAAAGTCCTTTTCTTACTCTTCCTTTTTATCTGGGTAAGATGGACTTTGCCTAGGTTCAGGTACGATCAGGTAATGGGCCTCGGCTGGAAGAGGCTTTTCCCCTTAGCGGTAGCCAACCTGCTTCTCGTAAGTTTCCTTATAGTTTCCGGAATTCTTTAG
- a CDS encoding helix-turn-helix domain-containing protein has product MVRTNQFERVYRRWKERKVTQQEAAAQLEMSERTFRRYIVRYGEEGVGGLVDKRLGRRSPLRAPQEEVDALVALYEERYSRRNIRHFYEAYVEEHGGKRSYSWVKERLHSAGVVARGRRRGKRRELRDRREQEGEMIHQDASITANLVWQNGGFSLASFF; this is encoded by the coding sequence ATGGTGAGAACGAACCAGTTTGAGCGAGTATACCGGAGATGGAAGGAGAGGAAGGTGACTCAACAGGAGGCTGCTGCGCAGCTGGAGATGAGTGAGAGGACGTTTCGCCGCTATATTGTGCGTTACGGTGAGGAAGGTGTGGGAGGCCTTGTGGACAAGCGTCTGGGCAGGAGATCGCCTCTGCGGGCGCCTCAGGAAGAGGTGGACGCATTGGTGGCACTGTACGAAGAGCGTTATTCTCGGCGCAACATAAGGCACTTTTACGAAGCGTACGTGGAAGAGCACGGGGGCAAGCGCAGCTACAGCTGGGTAAAGGAGCGTCTTCACAGTGCCGGGGTGGTTGCCAGGGGGAGGCGGAGGGGGAAGCGCAGAGAACTTAGGGATCGGCGGGAGCAGGAGGGGGAGATGATACACCAGGACGCTAGTATAACGGCGAATTTAGTTTGGCAAAATGGTGGATTTAGTTTGGCGAGTTTTTTTTGA